The Hyphomicrobiales bacterium genome has a window encoding:
- a CDS encoding hypothetical protein (Evidence 5 : Unknown function), with product MRCRSVGGSPTGGMFSSAPGSRSASQASREHQPWSRSQSMPTTAPLARPFPYVTLIQVGGAGRGWQGSLLLKFYQ from the coding sequence GTGCGATGTCGCTCCGTCGGAGGATCGCCGACGGGCGGAATGTTCTCGAGCGCGCCCGGTAGCCGTTCGGCCTCGCAGGCGTCGCGGGAACACCAGCCCTGGAGCAGGTCGCAATCCATGCCGACAACAGCCCCACTTGCTCGGCCGTTTCCTTACGTTACCCTGATACAGGTCGGTGGAGCGGGGCGCGGCTGGCAGGGTAGCCTCTTGTTAAAATTTTACCAGTAA
- a CDS encoding Globin-coupled sensor protein — protein sequence MSNSDDLTQRLAFMKLGADERQRIRSVEKVIVDALPGALDAFYAQVKAYPETRAFFGNQAQIDGAKNRQVSHWDRIAKGQFDQDYVAAVTRVGEVHARIGLEPRWYIGGYALLLSQLIGKVLEARWPKSTFGSRLPGAEDRSAEIGAIVKAALLDMDYAISVYLEASEAARLKAEAEAKAIEQAKAAEREKAVALVSEGMAALASGDLSFRMTQDIPAEYAQIRDHFNDAMGRLGEMVTTIKASSAAIAGSSHEINDGAANLSARTEEQASALEETAATTEQLAASVKTSAQSSRESAALADEATGIARTGGEIVRDVVEAMTRIEDASKKISEITSVIDGIAFQTNLLALNAAVEAARAGDAGRGFAVVAAEVRALAQRSAAAAKDITGLIGSSDAEVTEGVRLVRLAGETLEKIVDASVRVSGTVKEIASATGEQANGIEEMSQTVSHMDEITQRNAALAEQSAASARTLMTQIERLSQLVSAFRTGSENHAAKPANIVTLHRQAS from the coding sequence ATGTCGAACTCGGACGATCTCACACAACGCCTCGCCTTCATGAAACTCGGAGCGGACGAGCGCCAGCGCATCCGCAGCGTCGAGAAGGTCATCGTCGATGCGCTTCCCGGCGCGCTCGATGCCTTTTATGCCCAGGTGAAAGCCTATCCCGAGACGCGCGCCTTCTTCGGCAACCAGGCGCAGATCGACGGGGCCAAGAACCGGCAGGTCTCGCATTGGGACCGGATCGCCAAGGGCCAGTTCGACCAGGACTATGTCGCCGCCGTCACGCGCGTCGGCGAGGTCCATGCGCGGATCGGGCTGGAGCCGCGCTGGTATATCGGCGGCTATGCGCTGCTGCTCTCGCAACTGATCGGCAAGGTGCTGGAAGCGCGCTGGCCGAAGAGCACCTTCGGCTCCAGGCTGCCAGGCGCGGAGGACCGATCGGCGGAAATCGGCGCGATCGTCAAGGCCGCGCTCCTCGACATGGACTATGCCATCTCCGTCTATCTCGAAGCGTCCGAGGCCGCGCGGCTGAAGGCCGAGGCCGAGGCGAAAGCCATCGAGCAGGCCAAGGCGGCCGAGCGCGAGAAGGCCGTGGCCCTCGTCAGCGAAGGCATGGCGGCACTGGCGAGCGGCGATCTGAGCTTCCGCATGACCCAGGATATCCCGGCGGAATACGCCCAGATCCGCGATCACTTCAACGACGCCATGGGGCGGCTCGGCGAGATGGTGACCACGATCAAGGCAAGCTCCGCGGCCATCGCGGGCTCATCCCATGAGATCAACGACGGCGCTGCCAACCTTTCCGCGCGAACCGAAGAGCAGGCCTCCGCGCTCGAGGAGACCGCCGCGACGACCGAGCAGCTCGCAGCCTCGGTCAAGACCTCCGCCCAATCGTCGCGGGAATCTGCGGCGCTCGCGGACGAGGCGACGGGCATCGCACGCACCGGCGGCGAGATCGTCCGCGACGTCGTCGAGGCCATGACGCGGATCGAGGATGCCTCGAAGAAGATTTCGGAGATCACCAGCGTCATCGACGGCATCGCCTTCCAGACCAATCTCCTGGCCCTCAATGCTGCCGTCGAGGCGGCCCGCGCTGGCGATGCCGGCCGCGGCTTCGCCGTGGTTGCGGCCGAAGTCCGCGCGCTCGCGCAGCGTTCGGCTGCCGCAGCCAAGGATATCACCGGCCTGATCGGCTCCTCCGATGCCGAGGTGACGGAGGGCGTCCGGCTGGTCCGGCTGGCCGGCGAGACCCTGGAGAAGATCGTCGATGCGTCCGTCCGCGTCTCCGGCACCGTCAAGGAGATCGCGTCGGCAACCGGCGAGCAGGCCAACGGCATCGAGGAGATGAGCCAGACCGTCAGCCACATGGACGAGATCACGCAGCGCAACGCCGCCCTGGCCGAGCAAAGCGCGGCGTCGGCGCGCACGCTGATGACGCAGATCGAACGCTTGAGCCAGCTGGTCTCGGCTTTCCGGACCGGGAGCGAGAATCACGCCGCCAAGCCGGCGAACATCGTGACCCTGCATCGCCAAGCGAGCTGA